aaatacttcgtcaagtacctaatcacatacggttccaacttagtaacgattcacatttgatttaagttcgaaacccctgttttgaactaaactccccaaagtggcgccaatcgaggcaaaaccacatccgagacctcccaaagtctccgaagtacgtccacgatcgatgtgaccaaaccacaagtcgatcggacgctcaaatcctcacggatagaataaatcgatcggtatgaaactgcaaaaatcataacaattccatacgaactccaaaatttgtatattatatatcgaaacgcttgtatcaacgagtagaacatatataataccaaaaaaagttccttaagtggccggaacgccgccacaggcagtggcgcaccaccgccggccaaaactcaatatttcacaaaactcccaacatcaaagttcttcatctaagcatgcttgtgaattctcataactagctcgaagtcagaaaacaagcttaagggatcgaaaactacctcacaagcagtgaacagtaatccaaactgagttgaacaaggtttcacgtgaatcgatccaaacaaccaccaaggatcgatcgacgaGGCTGCTCtaagctcaaccaagaagacttgaagccttgccgatgtcggaacaaggatttccgaccgggtccgaaatcgCCCAACTGCGCCGCCTTCTACCActgccaccaccgagaatcggtgctagaggacaccacagggacgaccagacggaggagacgatccaatctggaaagtttcgtcgccggagaccgccgcagttcgccggaaaagttgggTCAGATCgcccgggttcgggtcgggtcagccggatattttcgattctgaaggtgcagccgagagagaagagagagaaaggaaatggtttccggaaaaggaaacaaatgaaaatagtaagtttctccttcgggaaacttctatttataccaaaatggaaattccttcccatggccataactttctcatacgagctccgatttccgcgttccacatatccacgaactcgtatcgacgcgctctacaacttttgtgaaggaagtttttggaaaatatcaacgtatcaaaagtcaaccttgaaccccccccccccccctaaagtcatacttttcaaataattaattcgtccaaaacacttccgctctgtccacgagccacgaaaccgtcgaacaaccataaattagattccggaaattcctcggaaaataattacgaatttctggggcatcacacttTAAATCCTATTGTAGGATGCGAAAATATTTTCAATCCTAATGTATTGATGCGAATTTAGGGTTAAAAAAATAGTGTGGTTAGAAAAAATGGAACGCGTCCCACTCGTCTTCCAATTTGGGGATCTAGGGTTCCTTATTCCTGCCTTTGCTACAATTCTCCTACTACAATTCCAATCTTCCTTTTCTATTCCTATCACTTGGGTGTCATGGGTTTCGATTTGGAGAACGAATTGGCCTGGATTTAGTGAAGATTCCCCGCAGTTTTTGTCTAACTGCGGTGATTTACATGAAGACGGCGCTGTGGTTCCTTTCCATGCCAAACCTATTGACCGCGATCTCTTTCTGCAAATCTTGATTCTTGCCTTCCTGTCAGCTCTATTTCTTTTGTTCAAGGTGCCCGTGCATTAAAATATCCATCCTtaccgttggatcgtcataaGTTGCTTTTTCTCTGTTCACTCGTCGTTACGAGTTCCCAATGACACTGTCAACAAATCCGATATTGAGATAAGTTTTTATCCTTATCTTGCTTTTCATCATTACATTTCTGCCTCTTTTGCTTTTCCTATAGTCGTTTCGTGTTCTGCTATTGCTGTTATTGGCTTAATTGTTTGCGCGATTGTTTTTGCTTGTCGTTTGAGTTGGTATCCTATTTCCTAGATGCATCTCCTATCTTGGCTTTATCATAATTTGTGGCTTGTCTTGAGTTCCAAGAAGGTTGGTTTACTTCTCAAGATGATTTATTTCTGTGTTCTTCCTCATGCGATTGGCTTTATGTAGGCCTCAAGCATGAGTCCTCCTATTTATAGTTGGTTTTCCAGAATTTGTGACACACATCAATCTTATCTGCTTCCTCTTAACCTTCTTCCTCTGCTTTGCACAATGGCTTTCAGCCCCAATGCCCAACCTCAAGCCAATGCCTCCTCCTCTCGACGAACGTTTCCTTTTAAACTCTATTCTCTGTTTCCCTGTGTTACTATGGACGCTTTCCCGGTTGACTTTGGTGATGAAACCTTCCATGTGGATACCACCCCAGCCTATGTGGATTTGCCTTCACCGCCCACCGGTTTCTTTGAACACTACCTAAACCACTGTATAGTCGGCAAGCTCTTTGGCAAGAAACTTCCAGCTGAAATTGTAGTGAACCACTGCAATGAAATGTGGTCCAATCTGGAAGGCAATTTCCAAATCAACAAGCTGATAAATCACTGGTTTGTTATAGAGTTCAGTGTTACGAAGAACATTGTTCGGATCCTCGACAAAAGACCTTGGTTTATTGGCAGTCGTATCTTCCATTTACAAAGATGGTATTACAGTTTTGATGCTGCGTCTTCCCGCATTGAAAATCTTATTGTATGGGTACAACTCCCAAATCTTCCCCTCCCGTACTGGCATAAGCATTCCTTAACTTCCCTTTCTGAAAAAAATTGGTCGTTATGTTAATGCTGATGATAATACTTTACAAGTTAAGAAGTGCATGTTTGCAAGGGTCCTAATAGAGATTGATTTGCGTTTTCCTCTCAAACGCACGGTCCTTGTCAACAACAAAGTAGGTAACCTAATCCCCATTTTGGTCTCTTATGAGGTTCTCTATGAAGTTTGATTTCGATGCGGTCATTATATTCAGCGTAACCAAGTTCATTCCTGTCCTTTTAAGTTGTTCAATGATAATTTCTTTATGGTTGAAAGATTTGACAATGACCATCCAGTCTATCCGGCCGAAATGGCCAAGTATGAGAATATTCAAAGTCTGTTTGCAGAACACTTTTCCTTGGTCTTTTCTCAACCTATTGCTGCTCCAACCCCTATAGAAGGTGATAACTCTACTGATGGGGCATCGTGGAAAATCGTGTCCCGAAAAGGGAAGGGTAAAGGTTTCACTTATCCAAAACAGGGGACTATCCCCAATAATCAAAAAGCTATGTTAAAGCCGGGCAAGTCTTTCAAGGAGGCAGTTGCAAATAATGGGGCTGGGCCCTCTGGAGTTCCTAAGAATAAGGAGGTGCAGGTTGTTTTTGATGACTCGTCACAAGAAGTGGATCAATACATTGATGCTGAGGAGCCTCCTCGCCAAGGCGATCTTGATAAGCTCCTAGGTGAAGCTGCTGGGTTTGAAAACTTTAGCCCAGGTGTGGGGTTTGCCACCAGCCCGAGTCCAAAGAAAAGAACTAGACAAATGGTCGAAAACATGGAAACTAGTACTGATCAGTTTGTGGAAAATGCCTCTATTTTGAATATTTTAAATGAGAATGCTTAGTTGGAACAGCCGGGGCAGTTACTGGCTTGGTTTTCTAGCCCAAGTTCAGTATCTTATCACAACTTGGCGGCTAGATATTTTGTTTCTCTTAGATACCAGGCTTGCAAGTGTTTCTCTTCCGAATAAACTTAGTTCTTTGTTGTCTTTGTATTTTAATAATATCGAGTTTGTTACTTCTGTTGGACAAAGTGGTGGTTTAATTTTGTGTTGGAATTCTTCTACTGCTATGGTAGATATTATTGTGAAGCATAATAGGTTCTTTCATTGCAGAATTATTGATCCTATTTCCAATTCCACTTGGTTTGCTACCTTTGTTTATGTTTACCCGGACAAAAGTTTGCAGTTTGACTTTTGGAATGAGTTAACCTCTCTTAAACCTAGTTCTAATGATCCTTGGATTATCATGGGGAATTTTAATAATGTTACTTGTACTGAAGAAAAATCTGGAGGCAGCAATCCCTCCTCAACTTATATGCACAATTTTATTCATTTTCTGAATTCCATTAATGTTTGCTCCCTTCCGGCTGAAGGACTTCCTTTCACTTGGTCCAATAAGCATTCTGATCAGTCTTTGATTTTTGAGCTTTTGGATAGAGTGGTGGCTAACCCCCACTGGCTGAATTTATTCCCGTTTGCTACTCTAGAAAATCTCCTTATTTCTGGGTCTGATCATGGACCTATTGTTTTGACTATTCTTCCTGTTAGGGTTATTAAGACTTATAGTCTTAAATTTGAAGCCATTTGGCAATCTCACCCGGAGTTTCCTAACTTAGTAAAGAAATTTTGGAGTCAGACTCTGGATTCCAACCCTATTAAGAATTTTAAGCCTATCTCTAATGCTTTTTGCTTTCACCTCAGTCATTGGAGCAAAGAACAGTTTGGGAACTTTAGGAATAAGTACTCTACTTTGGAGAATGATCTAGCCTTCTATCAGCTTCAATTTATGAACAATCCCAATTCTGATTTTTAAGGAATAAAGTTCAGAGTTTGACAAACGCCCTCTTGGATGTCCAGCAAAATGAGGAATTTTATTGGGCTCAGAGAGCCAAGGCTAACTGGATTGCCTTTGGGGATAAGAATACAAAATTTTTCCATACCGCTGCTACtattagaaaaaagagaaatcgTATTGCAGGGATTAAAAATCACTTGCATATGTGGCTTACTAACCATGATGATATTAGCTATGTTTTTATTCACAGTTTCATGAATAGGTACCAGTCTTCTAGTGGGAATGCTCTTCCGGATACAAACTTTTTGAATTTAATTGATCCTATTATCTCGGATTCAGATAATCTTTGTTTGCTTAGACCTGTctctgaagaagaaattcatCGGGCTGCCTTCACTATTGGAGGCTTAAAAGCCCCTGGACCTGATGGACTTAATGCCTGCTTcttccacaaaaattgagatATTATTAAGAATAAAGTTTGTGATTTAGTTTCCGATTTTTTCAATAATGTTTCCTCTCTAGAATTAATTAATCATACCAGCATTGCTTTGATCCCGAAAGTTGAGAAACCTGAGTTAGTAAATCATTTTAGACCCATTAGTCTATGTAATGTCATTTACAAGATCatttctaaaattttattttttcgcCTTAAACCTTTACTTTCAAAATGTATTTCCAAGAATCAAGGAGCTTTTGCGCCAGGACGCTCGATTACAAATAACATTTTGATAGCTCACgaaatcttttcttcttttaataaaatgAAGGCTAGACATGGTGCAATGGCAGTCAAACTTGATATGGAGAAAGCCTATGACTTTCTTGATTGGAATTACATTTGTTGTGTTTTATCTAAGTTCGGTTTTAATTCTAAATGGATTGATTTGATTCTGGAATGTGTTTCCTCAGTCTCATTTTCAATTCTTATTAATGGTAAGGCTGAAGGAAACTTTAAGCCCTCGAGGGGTCTTAGGCAAGGAGATCCAATCTCTCCTtacatttttattctttgtatgGAACCTTTTAATTCGCAGCCGTAATGCAGCATCTGTTGCTTCTAAGCACCATGTTGGTTTACTAATTTCGCCGAATGGTGTTCGAGTGTCTAACCTTCTTCTTGCGGATGATTGTCTAATTTTTGGTAGAGGTTCTCCTAAAGCTGCTCGGAATATCACAAGGATTCTTTCCAGGTTTGCTGCTTGCTCTGGGCAGCACATTAATTCAGATAAGTCCTTTGTCTATTTCTCCTCTAACTTGAATGCTTCAACTAAACTTCAGATTGCTAATATTTTGGGAATTCAACATAGAACTACTATAGGCAAATATCTAGGTGTTCATAACATTATTTTCTGGAAAGATCCCATAAATGCTAAAGTGTTGCTTGTTAGAATTTCAAAAAAGCTTAGTGGTTGGAAGAGTTCCACACTGTCTAGGGCTGGGTGTCTCACTCTTCTAAAGTCGAGCGCTTCTGCAGTGCCTAACCATGTTCTTTCTTGATTTAAATGCCCTATTTCTATTTCAAATTCCATAGATAAGGAAATGAGGAATTTCTTTTGGGGTGGCTCTGGTTCCCCTCCGGTGGCTTGGGAGCAAGTTTGCTTGCCGAAGTCTAAGGGAGGGCTTGGTATTAGACCGGTTTCTTGTTTTAATAAAGCTGCCTTGGCCAAGCTATGTTGGAAAGTTATTACAGACCAAAATAACTGGTGGGTGGAGATTGTTAGGAAAAAATACCTTCGTAGGTTATCCTTTTTTGAGGTTCCTAAGCAATCTCATCAATCGCTTGCTTGGAAGGGTATTTTAGACTCTAGAGATATTATTCTGAAAggaatgagatggattattaGGAATGGTCATAACATAAAATTTTGGACCTTCAATTGGATCTATGATTTCCCCTTGATTCACCTGGTTGATGACACTAGCAGAGCCTCTATAGATCTAGACTAGTCTGTTTTAGAGTATTTAGTTAATGGAGTGTGGAATATTGAGAAACTCTCCCATTATTTAGAGTCTTCGATTGTTAGAGATATCTCCTTTGTTAATCTTCCATTTTTTGACAGGGATGATGAGTTTGTTTGGGGACCGAATTCTGATGGGAAATTTTCCATCAAATTAGCCACCTGGTTTCAATGCAATCAGAATGTTCACCCTAAGACTAATTTGCTGAACAAAATTTGGAAGCTCAATATTCCCCCCAAAGCAAAATTTTTTGCTTGGCTCCTTGTTCGAGATAGACTAAAAACAAGAGCAAGACTTGCTCACTTCAATGCTAGTATCAATCCTATTTGTGGCATGTGTAATCATGATGTGGAAAATTTGGATCAAATTTTTCGATCGTGCCCAAAAGTTTGGGCTATTTGGTCTATGGCTAATATGAATTAGAGCCCTACTATCTTTAATTGTTTTGATGATTGGATTGTTTACATGTTTCAGAATGCTCGAATGGATGCTTTGGAAAACTGTTTGCTTCTTTGTTGGCAAATATGGAAACAGCGTAATGATGTTTTGTTCAGGGACTCGGTTCAGTCTGGCTTTGTGGTGCATGCTTCAGCCTCCTTTTGTGCTGCCTATAGGACCCATAACCCCGTTCTATTATGACTTCCAATAGCTTAAGTGAAGTCATTAAATGGCACCCGCCTCCTGAAAACTTTGTGAAGCTCAACTTTGATGGGTCTGTTTCTTCTTCCAACCTTGCTGCTGCGGGCTTTGTTATTAGAAACCACTTTAGTGACCCCATTGTTGCTGGTTCGAGGTCAATTGGATCTTCAACAGTTCCTTTGGCTGAATGTATAGCTCTAAAGGATGGCCTGTTAGCGGCTAAGCGTTTCAACCTGGACCATATTTTAGTGGAGGATGACTCGTCCCTAATCATCAATTGTGTCAACCTCAAGTGTGAAGCTCCCTAGATGTTAAAATCTCTCCTCCAAGACATAGCTTCTATTGCTAATTCCTTCGCCAGCATCTCCTTCTCTCATGTTTTTCGGGAAGCGAACTTCTTAGCTGAGGATGTTACGTCTACGGGATCATGCTCGTCTCCTAGAGTTTGGCTGCAGTGTCTCCCTGTTTTGGCACTCTCTGCCCTTTACTGAGACAAGTTTAGCTTTGGTTGCCCGATGGGCTTTTcgttgtaattttcttttttctactcaaaaaaaaatctagcaGTCCATTGATTTTTAAAACACTACATCACATGTGTCAATATTGTATCACACATGTCTCAGTGTCTCACCAAAGCATAATTTCACTTAAGTTTGTCCAAAATCACCTTGTGAGCATGGCCCTTTACATCATACACTTATCATATTTAAATCAACACTGTATAACACCTACGTGTATCCTCAAATCACCTTATTGTGAGCGCCCCTTTGGGGGCCACGTCACACATGTATCACATATGTACTAAACATGTATCAACACGGTATCACATGTGGATCAACCAAAACACATTTTCATTCAATTTTGTCTCAAATCACCTTATGGCACCGACCGACCATGTCACACATGAATCAGACTTGTATCAACATTATAACACACATGTATCACCAAAACATATTTTCACTCTATTTTGTGATTTTGTCACAAATCACCTTATGAGCTCAGCCCGGCCCTCCATGTCATACATGTATCATACTAGTATCAACACTGTATCACACATATATCACGAAAACACATTTTCACTCCATTTTATCTCAAGAGCTACATATTGGTTACTACCTTGTGGTTtgagtccaaaatcaattcagtctctggacttccaatttcatcaaaaccaTTCTTGTTCTATTATTTCTCACCTAATAGGTCAATATGTCATGTGTCTATGAAATGGAGTCGTTaaactgctgacgtggcatgccAACTCAGCCTAGGTGAGGCCCACATGGAAAGAAAAATACCGAAATTAACCTTGGCTCTCTACGAGCCCAGATTTTAGTCTGATTCTCCGTGTTACGTTCCGCACCtcaatttaccggtttactagtcatttgaaattctagaatttcaaaatccctTGTTTtgctttcgaggtaaatttcgGGCTTTAGActtaaaattgatcaatgttgtagttaAGAAAGTTGTTAGGGATGTTGTAAGGAACATTTTGGTATAGGTGTTGATACCTGGTTCGGGGGCCCCACACATCGCCACTGCTGGTAGCGCGTGAGGGGCCGATTTTGGCCTCCTAAATTGGCTGGTTGCATTCCTTGTAACTTATGGAGCATTTTAGTATGTGTTTTGTAAATATTGGAGTAGGTttagtatcgattgtgatttttctgAAGTGTAGAGTTTcggttatcgatttacgagaatccgaccgacGGATTTCTCTCAGTTTTGTCTTCCTTTAAATTGACAAATTTTTATCAGTGGTTAAGTTTAGGTCGAACCCGAGAAGTTGAAGCACTTGGGTTTTCAGGGTCGGAGTTTTAGTTTAGATTTTTGTCCTTTACATTCTAAATTCCGAATGCTGAGTTGTTGTTTA
This portion of the Rosa chinensis cultivar Old Blush chromosome 1, RchiOBHm-V2, whole genome shotgun sequence genome encodes:
- the LOC112198706 gene encoding uncharacterized protein LOC112198706, whose protein sequence is MVDIIVKHNRFFHCRIIDPISNSTWFATFVYVYPDKSLQFDFWNELTSLKPSSNDPWIIMGNFNNVTCTEEKSGGSNPSSTYMHNFIHFLNSINVCSLPAEGLPFTWSNKHSDQSLIFELLDRVVANPHWLNLFPFATLENLLISGSDHGPIVLTILPVRVIKTYSLKFEAIWQSHPEFPNLVKKFWSQTLDSNPIKNFKPISNAFCFHLSHWSKEQFGNFRNKYSTLENDLAFYQLQFMNNPNSDF